A genome region from Brassica napus cultivar Da-Ae unplaced genomic scaffold, Da-Ae ScsIHWf_35;HRSCAF=64, whole genome shotgun sequence includes the following:
- the LOC106376760 gene encoding protein kinase PINOID-like, translated as MLRESEGEMSLETTNSPISSGTESCSSFSRLSFDTPPSTTATIPEEESFLSLKPHRSSDFAYAEIRRRRKHGLTFRDFRLMRRIGAGDIGTVYLCRLAGDEEESRRSYFAMKVVDKEALALKKKMHRAEMEKKILKMLDHPFLPTLYAEFEASHFSCIVMEYCSGGDLHSLRHRQPDGRFSLSSARFYAAEVLVALEYLHMLGIIYRDLKPENILVRSDGHIMLSDFDLSLCSDSIAAVESSSFSPENQPRSSPRRLTRLAKLFHRVLRSKKVQTLEPNRLFVAEPVTARSGSFVGTHEYVAPEVASGGSHGNAVDWWAFGVFLYEIIYGRTPFAAPTNDVILRNIVKRQLTFPTDTPATMFELHARSLISGLLNKDPTKRLGSRRGAAEVKVHPFFKGLNFALIRTLTPPEIRSDVRRPKKAATFSGRSNKPAAFDFF; from the exons ATGTTACGAGAATCAGAAGGTGAGATGAGCTTAGAGACCACAAACTCCCCCATTAGCAGCGGGACAGAGAGTTGCAGCAGTTTCAGCCGGTTATCTTTCGACACACCGCCGTCAACCACCGCGACTATCCCCGAGGAAGAAAGCTTCCTCTCCCTTAAACCTCACCGCTCCTCCGACTTCGCCTACGCAGAGATCCGCCGGCGGAGGAAACACGGCCTCACCTTCCGAGATTTTCGCCTCATGCGCCGCATAGGCGCCGGAGACATCGGAACAGTGTACCTATGCCGTCTCGCCGGAGACGAAGAAGAGAGCCGGAGGTCGTATTTCGCGATGAAGGTCGTGGATAAAGAAGCGCTTgcgttgaagaagaagatgcacCGAGctgagatggagaagaagattcTGAAGATGCTCGACCATCCCTTTTTGCCGACCCTTTACGCCGAGTTTGAAGCGTCGCATTTCTCTTGCATCGTCATGGAGTATTGCTCCGGCGGAGACTTGCACTCGCTTCGTCATAGACAGCCCGACGGAAGATTCTCCCTTTCCTCCGCCag ATTTTACGCGGCTGAAGTTCTAGTGGCGTTAGAATATCTACACATGCTAGGCATCATCTACAGAGATCTCAAGCCTGAAAATATCCTAGTTAGATCGGACGGTCACATCATGCTCTCTGACTTTGACCTCTCCCTATGCTCCGACTCAATCGCAGCCGTCGAATCCTCCTCCTTCTCGCCGGAGAATCAACCCCGTTCATCCCCGCGTAGGCTCACACGTCTAGCAAAGCTTTTCCACCGCGTCTTGCGGTCCAAAAAGGTTCAGACGCTAGAGCCTAACCGACTCTTTGTTGCTGAACCGGTTACAGCCCGGTCCGGTTCTTTCGTTGGTACGCATGAGTACGTTGCACCAGAAGTCGCCTCGGGTGGGTCCCATGGGAATGCCGTTGACTGGTGGGCCTTTGGAGTGTTTCTATACGAGATTATTTACGGTCGGACTCCGTTCGCCGCGCCGACCAATGACGTCATACTCCGTAACATCGTGAAAAGACAGTTGACTTTCCCGACCGATACGCCGGCTACCATGTTCGAGCTTCATGCGAGGAGTTTGATCTCCGGGTTGCTCAACAAGGACCCGACTAAACGACTCGGGTCGCGGCGAGGCGCCGCGGAGGTTAAGGTTCATCCGTTTTTCAAAGGTCTAAACTTTGCGCTTATCCGTACGTTGACTCCGCCGGAGATTCGTTCCGACGTAAGGAGACCGAAGAAAGCGGCGACGTTTAGTGGTAGGAGTAATAAACCAGCGGCGTTCGATTTCTTTTGA